gtgtctgtgacgtaaattcaaaatatgatttatgcgaagttaatagttgcggggacatagcattagacatcccaaaaacactgattttaagggAACAGAAATTACATGACggtgcttaaaacgtctgtgcgaagtttccagatgatacgagcttcagttgaattttacttgctcttacattagcgaagtatgaggagaaaattgcaatagcaatggatttgaaaaccgtattttgaccttggcgccaactggaaaatcagtgaagtttgcgaactcaggcggtagaaaacgacacaattcccattctccagcttctcgaacacttttcgttgttgcaatcttggatgtttcctatctTAAatcactgtaaacctcgaacaggccgggtcaaagaataccttcgcagccaaaacatataatttatgccagacggatttgtgcaggcgagtttctgattggcggagattaacaatggctcacctcatgcgtccagccgagatttctGGAGTGAGCACTGGcttatttcccgaaacagcggctggtaatcgagcctacccTGCACCCCTAAGGCCCATTTATTGGAAAGTAATAGTGTTGTTCCCCACACATACCTTCCTTGGTAGGTAAGTGCGTTTTGTCTTTAGTTTCAACATGCTTCAGTTTCTTAGCAGGATCAAATCcctctatttcttttaattctgcttttttGTCTGGCAACTCATTTGGCAAAAGCTCTTCTCTCAGTGTCTGTGCCGTTGGAGTTGGATTTTTCTCTTCTGTTTCAACATGCTTCAGTTTCGATTTGTCAAATGATTTTACTTCAGCTCTTGAATCCACCTTCTCTTCATCAATCACTTGAACAAGAGCAAAAACAAACCTAAGTACCACTGCCAAGCCAACTTACATAGAAGGCTAGAGGAAAAAATTAAGCACACATTGTCTACGTGtagtagtgcagtaacacagcgctatataccataactgtcaactgagccgagttttgttttccaggagattaaagttgtctttgtgtaatatgtagctctaatagtacacaatattgttttggtaccgtatatcattgtCATgacatggtagatgtcttaggtaaatagccccctgagaagatgtagttactagtaaaatactaaacccagaatgattgaagaaaataaaagggaatggagaaacattggcttcaaaggctgacatgttgatcattttcaagttctcttGCAACTTCTTTATAACCACAAGCCTCTGATAGCCTTCCAAGACAAATGTTCACTGAAGTTACTCCCTGTCCAAcagggttagtatttggatgggtgaccacaaaatataattatgactttctgtcagaaacaaaaggacagaaaattatattttaatgctcaaaaatgcaaactaaaataggtgcagattttgttagcctgctttatgcaaaacaaatattgatgcaaaagcaaataaatattgatatacagtttttaggaagagcagaagaaaGAATTTTTCAGGAGTGTCAATtgacaataaaatattttgccatcagcaacaaaatttgcaacataaattttgaaccgcgaatataaaaagttaccatcagtgaaaaacattttCGGAGATTTTTGCCACATTCAGTTTTTCTATTAtacattgtacttttggctgcacaagtaaatcgcaaaattgaaagtgacgTTGATTTGCAGCAGCCACCATGATCAAGTTATCTTGAGTGTTTACTAACAACTCACGaaaaaaggatacatctgtgtcaaaatgatggcaagacacagggtttttgtttttttagtttgcttttttttcttttaagtgtttttactaagaaatgtgcaaattcaacacacagatcacaatcgcccaactttTGAGGttaaccattgtttctgcaaagtcaaaacttCACTCTCCTGGACAAGGTTATTTATTACCAgttaattccatcgttttggaaaaagcagctgctttattattcatcagcctCAAAAGTTGTTGCCGATTTCGGGGttcatttgttgaaactcaagcgtgcttccaacagacctgtttattttcgtgagttatgcacgtGCTGCAGGCCTATTGTCACCAGGggcttacactcttacaaccccctgacatagtgtgtagtacacttacagtgcactacttCAAAGAAAAACTATAATTTCATTCCAAATGACTAACTCAAATGACTGACTCTTTTAAACCTGATTTTGATGGTAAGACATCTTTTTCTTCTGTCTCAACATGTTTTAATTTGGAGACGTCAAACTTTGTGACTTCAGAACGATCGGGAAGTGAATCTGGCATCATCTCTGCTCTTATGTCTGTATGTGAAGAAATAgaagacaatgaaaataaactagAGCAAACCTTACACACCACATAAACAAAACGAAGTTGCATGGTTAACTAAAGACTTTGGGTATGCTAACACACAGTTTGCAATTAGTCATGCatgcataaattattttttcacaGAACCTAAAAAAGGATGAAAACCTGTTACTGTCAAATTACTGTTTTGCTTCaggaataaaaaatattaaggCTTATGAGACCCTGTATAGAAGATGAACCACAATCTACACAGCCAAGCACTTTGTTCACAATGTACTTAATCCTTTTTCAATGCAAGTTGAAGTGCAGGGTTAGGGTTGGCTGTCTTTAGAAACTTACCTCCTGCTCCGGGAAGAGAAACTTTCTCTtctgtttcaacatgtttcaattTGCTGTGATCAAATGATTTCACCTCAGCCCGAGAATTAATAGCTTCTTCTTTGACATCTGcatgttaaaaaataaaatgacttttgtaCAAAGCACAAGGGGAAGTGATATTCATGAGTACTAAAATAATCACACAAAATTACTTTTAACACTGTCTGACCTTCTTTTGAGGGAAGAATTACTTTTTCTGTGGTATGAACATGTTTAAGCTTTGAGTGATCAAACTTGCTAACTTCTGATCGATCAGGAAGTTCATCAGGCATCATTTCTGCACGAATATCTattgaaataaatgaaagtCACGCTTTTAATGTCACAAGTAACTCACTCTTTCCGTCTCAATAAATGATCTATCCAAGATTAATAATGTACTGAATTGGTAATTTTAAGGAGGCCCGAActagtttctcctttttccaCATAAAATTGATATATACATTCTACTCTTAGATACACAGTGCAGTTAGGCTAATCATATCACAACAAAATTTGGCCAGAtaattaagtacccatcatagatttcttacatcacattttcttccaaaataCAACTGTATCATTATTATGGCAATGATATGAGGCATTTCTTCAAGCCTTAAAATCAGCATAAATTGtctttttgaaaaagaaagatgaTGGAATCTTCCCATACACcgtttcaggcttctctacgcaattgtaaaaattgtgttcataactgcgaagatcatagcttcacttgatttcatatctgcagttcatgtatgattcattccatataccatttcatcattgattcattcttcacgggaccattggaacccacaaatgaccagctcccaacgtcagtggcttcatagctcagttgattagagtctcgcaccggaatcgcaaggtcacaggttcaaaccccgttgaagtcctgaatttttcaggcttctgtacgcaattgtaaaaattgtgtttataaatgcaaagatcatagcttcatttgatttcatatccgcagttcatgtaagattcatttcatatttcatcattgattcattcctcacgggaccgttggaacccacaaatgaccagctcccaacgtcagtggcttcatagctcagttggttagagcatcgcactggaatcgtgaggtcacgggttcaaaccccgttgaagtcctgattttttcaggcttctctacccaattgtaaaaattgtgttcataactgcgaagatcatagtttcacttgatttcatatctgcagttcatgtatgattcatttcatataccatttcatcatcgTTACCAGAtgatgttagaaataatctctaaaatatttaaaattaaaaaatattcatacatgtaggccagttttttttttaatgtctccAACTTTTTTATTCACctacaattttttcaaattttaaagaaataaatttcaagttaatttaagttaacatgcaaaaaatgaaaaaaaattaccatctGGATgcagagatataaacaagtgaagttgcaaaatcaggaaaaacaaGAGGGTTACAAGATGAGCATTTACGCATGCATCAGCCACTCAAAAACGGATTTAAGCGACCATTAAACAGTTTGTGCAAaattttcacagttttcatgAATATAGGAGATGTATGTTTATATTCCATGAACATAAAAATTAGAAGAACGTGTGTGCAAAATCAGCAGTAAAGTTTATTATCTTGATtcatcactttatttaacttgagacttaaataaagtgattattattatggacactTATTGATATCGCGGTTTTACATGATCAATAGCATAGCGAGACTAGTCCTAGGCTATGCTAcataatttataaatatgaatgTTCAGTTAGACTATTCCTTTCAACACTCTGCTCCGTTCTTCCTATCTCTTataggttattattattattattattattattattattactttttttgatgataataataatccctttattaacatattccaagaaagttgctatttacaagttagaagtaaaaaaaaaagaactattaaaacctatttacaattcatttccattaaaaaagagACTAATATGAAGCACAATAAACTTACGAAGATATTCTTAattgtaataagaaaaattcatgtcaCAATCGTATTCGgactaaaaaaaagttttggaaataaagataagctccttaaagaaaagccactctcattaaaaaatatatgcagATAATATCagtcaaaaaacaaacaaattaaaattaccaAAACTCAGAAATTCTGGCGGTCACATTCTTGATTCTAATGTCTGTGTCCTGAAGGTCTACattccttcttcttcctctggAACCTCTAAGGCAGAGGAAAGCTGAGCGGAGGATAGCAAACGATACTTTTGCTCTTAGctcttattactattattattattattattactattattattattattattattattactattattattattactattattattattattattattattattactattattactattattattactattattactattattattattattattattatcagctGACACGAGCAGCATAAGTATtggcagaaacccataagggatgaaacgtgtaacgcgcgttcacagcttccgaatattcattgcgaactgattggttgaatgtttcagtgcaaagtaccatatttggaaacccctcgctcttgttgttccaaatatggtacttagcaaattgaatattcagaagcttgtttcccagcacacaaggggccgttacacgtttcaacccttatgggtttctggtattgGGTGTGTGGCTAAGGGTGCACATGCTCAGCTGAAAACAcctttgagcctccttaaaccaATCAAATAGGGAATCAAACCAAGGATCTGAAGATCCAAAAGCTTCTCACTAGCCAAACTTCACCTGTTACGAAATCAATTATATTTTACCTCCCACTCCTGGAAGTGGGTTCTCTTCTTTAGTCTCCACATGTTTCAGTTGACTTCTGTCAAATGTTTTTACTTCCGATCTGGAGTCTACTGCTTCCTCATGAATATCTAGCAACAATAAGAAAACAATtcaattaactttgaaaaaatgcattattttttcttaatggCAACTCTAGAATATTACTAACGAAAAAACCAGATAGCTCCTTAGCAAGAGTCAAACCTACACATGTAGGGGCCTTCTGATTACTAGTTTGGATACTGTCAGTGTACATGCACTCTCCCACTGATCTATAAGAGACTCATGGGAGCTAGACCATTAATGAAAACTACATTACATTCAGGAGATAAATTTGTTGTCCATCTACATTGTTCACTTCTAGGATTGCAATGGTTCTTTAATGAAGGAGATGGTATGTGTAGTACACATAATCCCAGGAAATTGATAAAGAGATGTGGCTTGTTGCTCCCCTCTGCCCTTAAAATTTCACGCCACCAGCCATATTGTACCCTGTGTtcccatgtacactgtacatgtatattgtgcacagaaaaataaacaaaatcaaTTTGCCACTACAGTAGAGGAATGCAAGACAAAATAAAGTGCTGCCTGATAAGACAACAGAATTGTCCAATGACTTCCTTTATCTATTGTCAAATACACCTTACCTTCTTTGCTTGGAAGAACAACTTTTTCTGTAATGTCCACATGGTGAAGTTTATTCTGGTCAAAGTTCAGCACTTCTGAACGGTCAGGTCGTTTATTAGGGGGTGGCATTCTGTCAGCAGTaagatctaaaaaaaaattaggaaataTTATGTAAACTTGCAGGGATGTAGATACAAATTTTTATAGGCGGATATGATGGGCCGGGTtagggtccgggggcatgcaccccggaaaactttgaaaatctaGACTCTctgaaacaaaattttcttgattttggtgtaaccctaaccctaaacacAGATATTTCCCACAATAAAGCTTCAGTAAACTGAAAGTCAAAATTTCTGATGTTGTTTATTAGTTCAAATTTAGAAACTAGAGTAAAATATGGAATATGATCAACATGCAGATAACTGAGCGATAAAATAAGCAATTCTGGGCATCCCCTGAATCTGTCCAGGAAGTGATGAAGCTTCTTTCGACAATCTCAGCTGGTTGTCTAGAACTTGTTGTGTTACCTTaagccaattttaaaaaaattcttattcCATTGACTTCAGAATCAGTTTTCTTTCCCCTTTTCCCAGACATAAAGTGAATTTTGGCCTCTACAGGTCTGTTAAACCATGAATACGAGATTTGGCATTTACTATTTTGCGTGCATGAGGGGTAAATAGTACTGCTGACACAATCGAGCCTGCAAATAGAAACACAATGCAATTGTTTGTACTAAAAAAAATGGAGTGTTTACGTTCATATCAGTTACAGTTACTGAGAAACTAAGGTGTGggcagattttaaaaaaaattactggcATTCTTCTACAAACATTTGCGAGAGAGAGGGCAAGCTTTTTCTCAGGCGGCTTCTGCCTTTTACAGCCGG
The genomic region above belongs to Montipora capricornis isolate CH-2021 chromosome 5, ASM3666992v2, whole genome shotgun sequence and contains:
- the LOC138048958 gene encoding uncharacterized protein PF3D7_1120000-like; translation: MAEKPNLAEVNAFDASKLKHVKTEEKNTLPTNETLKQELQPDDFPDRSEVKNFDPSKLKKTHTEEKNPLPSKETIEDEQRTAPFSGVEVFNKDLLKHVQTEEKTHLPTPQDLREELRPESLPDVSEVSSFDASKLKHVETKESNVLPTKEVIKEEALESRAEVKSFDKTSLKHVETEEKHFMPSAQDLTADRMPPPNKRPDRSEVLNFDQNKLHHVDITEKVVLPSKEDIHEEAVDSRSEVKTFDRSQLKHVETKEENPLPGVGDIRAEMMPDELPDRSEVSKFDHSKLKHVHTTEKVILPSKEDVKEEAINSRAEVKSFDHSKLKHVETEEKVSLPGAGDIRAEMMPDSLPDRSEVTKFDVSKLKHVETEEKDVLPSKSVIDEEKVDSRAEVKSFDKSKLKHVETEEKNPTPTAQTLREELLPNELPDKKAELKEIEGFDPAKKLKHVETKDKTHLPTKEEIKEEAAETRAEVKTFDHSRLKHVDTEEKNTLPNKSDIREEKAAS